A single window of Cottoperca gobio chromosome 9, fCotGob3.1, whole genome shotgun sequence DNA harbors:
- the osbp2b gene encoding oxysterol-binding protein 2 isoform X4: protein MSEPSGLQTDRPALRTRYSHQACRDFLDLAETQSRRWQRALQYEREQRTHLEETIEQLAKQHNSLERAWREAPTLVSTTPSAPTANKGGSERLHKEEASDEDEDTEYFDAMEDSPAFITVTATENTQHRRSQSNLSGASGGQPNDWNQDDHMSPSCNDVSGKELQPCRKRRTHVPDKPNYSLNLWSIMKNCIGKELSKIPMPVNFNEPLSMLQRLTEDLEYHELLDKAARCDSSLEQMCLVAAFSVSSYSTTVHRTAKPFNPLLGETYELDRREEFGYRSLCEQVSHHPPAAAHHVISQRGWTLWQEITIASKFRGKYLSIMPLGAIHLHFHSSGNHYVWRKVTSTVHNIIVGKLWIDQSGDIEIVNHRTKETCQLKFSPYSYFSRDVPRKVSGVVADSGGQAHYILSGTWDDKIESAKILQSSRGGSGSEGKQKTVYQTLSPKLLWKKYPLPENAENMYYFSALALTLNEHEDGVGVTDSRLRPDQKLMEEGRWDEANSEKQRLEEKQRAVRRRREAEASDALDEGKEYEGYQPLWFHQRRNSVTGETNFVYKGGYWEAKERQDWSMCPNIF from the exons ATGTCAGAGCCTTCTggactacagacagacagacctgcTCTGAGAACCAGATATTCACACCAg GCCTGTCGAGACTTCTTGGACCTAGCAGAAACTCAAAGTCGGAGATGGCAGCGGGCGCTGCAGTATGAGCGAGAGCAGCGTACCCACCTAGAGGAGACCATTGAGCAGCTAGCCAAGCAGCATAACAGCCTGGAGCGAGCGTGGAGAGAAGCACCCACGCTTGTTTCCACCACACCCAGTGCCCCTACCGCCAACAAGG GAGGGAGTGAGAGGCTGCACAAAGAAGAGGCGagtgatgaagatgaggatACGGAGTACTTTGATGCCATGGAGGATTCCCCTGCATTCATCACAGTGACTGCCACTGAGAACACACAGCACAG GCGATCTCAGAGTAATTTGAGCGGAGCGAGCGGAGGTCAGCCCAATGACTGGAACCAGGACGACCAT ATGTCTCCAAGCTGTAATGATGTGTCAGGGAAGGAGCTGCAGCCCTGCAGAAAGAGACGGACTCATGTCCCAGACAAGCCCAACTACTCCCTCAATTTGTGGAGCATCATGAAGAACTGCATCGGCAAGGAGCTCTCCAAAATCCCCATGCCT GTGAACTTCAACGAGCCTCTGTCGATGCTGCAGCGTCTCACCGAGGACCTGGAATATCACGAGCTTCTGGACAAGGCGGCGCGCTGCGACTCCTCCCTGGAGCAGATGTGCCTGGTCGCTGCCTTCTCCGTCTCGTCCTACTCTACCACGGTCCACCGGACAGCCAAGCCCTTCAATCCCCTCCTGGGCGAGACCTACGAGCTCGATCGACGGGAGGAGTTCGGCTACCGCTCGCTGTGTGAGCAG GTGAGCCATCACCCCCCTGCAGCTGCACATCATGTGATTTCCCAACGAGGCTGGACCCTGTGGCAGGAAATCACCATCGCCAGCAAGTTCCGTGGCAAATACCTCTCCATAATGCCTCTGG GTGCCATTCACCTGCACTTCCACTCCAGCGGGAACCACTACGTGTGGAGAAAGGTCACCTCCACGGTGCACAACATCATTGTGGGCAAGCTGTGGATTGACCAG TCGGGGGACATTGAGATTGTGAATCACAGGACGAAGGAGACCTGTCAACTCAAGTTCTCTCCATACAGTTATTTCTCAAGGGACGTTCCACGGAAG GTTTCGGGCGTGGTTGCAGACAGTGGGGGCCAGGCTCACTATATCCTCTCTGGTACGTGGGATGATAAAATTGAGAGTGCCAAGATCCTTCAGAGCAGCCGAGGGGGCAGTGGCTCAGAAGGCAAGCAGAAGACAGTCTACCAGACGCTGTCCCCCAAACTGCTGTGGAAGAAATACCCTCTACC gGAGAATGCTGAGAACATGTACTACTTCTCAGCGCTGGCGCTGACCCTGAACGAGCATGAGGACGGAGTGGGAGTAACCGACAGCCGTCTGAGACCTGACCAGAAGCTGATGGAGGAAGGGCGATGGGATGAAGCAAACTCAGAAAAACAGAGGCTAGAGGAGAAACAAAGAGccgtgaggaggaggagggaagcgGAGGCCTCAGATGCTCTGGATGAAG GGAAAGAATACGAAGGCTACCAGCCGTTGTGGTTCCACCAGAGGAGGAACTCAGTCACGGGAGAGACAAACTTTGTGTACAAGGGAGGTTACTGGGAGGCGAAGGAAAGACAAGACTGGAGCATGTGTCCTAACATCTTCTAA